The following coding sequences are from one Shewanella violacea DSS12 window:
- a CDS encoding YadA C-terminal domain-containing protein, whose product MKKTIIAVSVLAVLSASFVHADDDDQLKRRVKVNEEHLAIHSKDINNIAIRQHNADKLSMKLAADAFFRDSKITKNTDRVVEIEKSNSTMKKEQAKIKSDNVTLRADAQRFETDLKGHDGRISDNHGDIAILREDGENESARLETAIKDSKYDDRPIRREGKEAYDELKASTGTLRTETQTAIGKMQKEGQQALIDLKIDGRNAVEDVYSASREESARLEQRIDDVKANSYDDAAIRIEAQNYAEDVYTAGRTESARLEQLSTDNAKGVDNLYAGVSQNFHAVTELKLEQGVLAHEGQEALNALDQKGTFAYENLLKAGSDEVVKLDSSMKGLNNKGKLAYDSLNAQANVDRDSMKQIAASSVQNKARIDFNAEGISDLSGDVNKRIASASDAGRDEALRLDKRIDDVKANSYDDGAIRDEGRDYVNKVANSVNESVTERIALASTAGREEALRLDQRIDDVQANGYDDAAIRKDALLAYNTMGKRVDAQVNRLTDAGIEEASRLDQRIDDVKANGYDDNAIRAEAQVAYNTMGKHVDSQINLLAQAGVDESVRLDQRIEDAKFDDRQLRAEAQVAYNTMGKHVDAQVNRLTDAGIEEASRLDQRIDAVAKFSDTEIRKDALLAYNTMGKHVDSQINLLAQAGVDESVRLDQRIEDAKFDDRQLRAEAQVAYNTMGKHIDTQMERMTQSGVDEAARLNLRIDDVKANGYDDNAIRAEAQVAYNTMGKHVDSQINLLAQAGVDESVRLDQRIEDAKFDDRQLRAEAQVAYNTMGKHVDAQVNRLTDAGIEEASRLDQRIDAVAKFSDTEIRKDALLAYNTMGKHVDSQINLLAQAGVDESVRLDQRIEDAKFDDRQLRAEAQVAYNTMGKHVDAQVNRLTDAGIEEASRLDQRIDAVAKFSDTEIRKDALLAYNTMGKHVDSQINLLTQAGVDESVRLDQRIEDAKFDDRPLRAEAQVAYNTMGKHVDAQVNLLAQAGVDEAARLDLRIDDVAAKGYDDSTIRADALVAYNTMGKHVDGEIEHLTQAGEEAVNQINKDGTAEAKRLEKRIDEINENGYDDTKIREDGKAAYDDVLAKGKKANDTLAKDGKDYVDNKFQQIDSDFKQAKQTLILVQKQTDTNTTDIKDNRKAIADVKNKGGSISKADIEIARKEAKVIAEKAAAKAIEDAVANNSDAAEKAVEKIADKAIEKAIAKHGGDVKDFIDKMNNFDKNIRRDGAAQVARLEGRIDENTKAIEQNGRRIDAIENRIDGFQDYMNENAAMTNALSGLPQPYNVGRLQMGVGLGFASDKKAVAVGFGYRATEKVVIRGGISKSAGDRGDVQGNIAVGFEL is encoded by the coding sequence ATGAAGAAAACAATAATAGCGGTATCTGTACTAGCAGTTCTGTCTGCTAGTTTTGTGCACGCTGATGATGATGACCAACTAAAACGCCGCGTGAAAGTAAATGAAGAGCATTTAGCAATCCACTCTAAAGACATAAACAACATAGCTATTAGGCAACATAATGCGGATAAGCTCTCTATGAAGCTTGCTGCTGATGCATTTTTTAGAGATTCAAAAATAACTAAGAATACTGACCGTGTAGTTGAGATTGAAAAATCAAATTCAACTATGAAAAAAGAGCAGGCAAAGATTAAGTCTGACAATGTCACGCTTCGAGCTGATGCACAAAGGTTTGAAACTGATCTAAAAGGCCATGATGGCCGTATTAGTGACAATCATGGTGACATAGCCATTTTACGCGAAGATGGTGAAAACGAATCTGCGCGCTTAGAGACGGCTATTAAAGATTCTAAGTATGACGATAGACCTATCCGAAGAGAAGGGAAGGAAGCATATGACGAGCTTAAAGCTAGCACTGGTACATTGCGCACCGAAACCCAAACCGCCATTGGGAAAATGCAGAAAGAGGGTCAACAAGCGCTAATCGACCTTAAAATAGATGGTCGGAATGCCGTCGAAGATGTGTATTCAGCTAGTCGTGAAGAATCGGCTCGTCTTGAACAGCGTATTGATGATGTGAAAGCAAATAGTTATGACGATGCCGCTATTCGTATCGAAGCGCAAAATTATGCTGAAGATGTCTACACTGCCGGACGCACTGAGTCAGCCCGCTTAGAGCAACTGTCTACTGATAACGCTAAAGGTGTTGATAACCTTTATGCTGGCGTTAGCCAGAACTTCCACGCCGTTACAGAACTGAAACTTGAACAAGGTGTGCTGGCCCATGAAGGCCAAGAAGCTTTAAATGCCTTAGACCAGAAAGGTACTTTCGCATATGAAAACTTGCTCAAAGCTGGCTCTGATGAAGTAGTCAAGCTTGATTCGTCAATGAAAGGTCTCAACAACAAAGGTAAGCTGGCTTACGATTCATTGAATGCGCAGGCTAATGTAGATCGCGATTCCATGAAGCAGATAGCCGCTAGCTCTGTACAAAACAAGGCGCGTATTGACTTTAACGCTGAAGGAATTTCAGATCTCAGTGGCGATGTGAATAAGCGCATTGCTTCCGCTTCAGATGCCGGACGTGATGAGGCGCTGCGCTTAGATAAGCGTATTGATGACGTCAAAGCTAACAGTTATGACGATGGGGCGATTCGTGATGAAGGTCGTGATTACGTTAATAAAGTCGCTAACAGCGTCAATGAATCAGTGACAGAACGTATCGCATTGGCTTCAACTGCCGGACGTGAGGAGGCGTTGCGCCTAGATCAGCGCATTGATGATGTACAGGCTAACGGTTATGACGATGCGGCGATTCGTAAAGATGCTCTGTTGGCCTATAACACCATGGGTAAGCGTGTTGATGCTCAGGTTAATCGTTTGACAGATGCAGGTATTGAAGAGGCTTCACGTCTTGACCAGCGCATTGATGATGTCAAAGCTAACGGTTATGACGATAATGCAATTCGTGCCGAAGCTCAGGTGGCCTATAACACCATGGGTAAGCACGTAGACTCTCAAATTAATCTGCTCGCGCAGGCAGGTGTTGATGAGTCAGTTCGCCTAGATCAACGTATAGAAGATGCTAAGTTCGATGATAGACAATTACGAGCTGAAGCTCAGGTGGCCTATAACACCATGGGTAAGCATGTTGATGCTCAGGTTAATCGTTTGACAGATGCAGGTATTGAAGAGGCTTCACGTCTTGACCAGCGCATTGATGCCGTGGCCAAGTTCAGCGATACCGAGATCCGTAAAGATGCTCTGTTGGCCTATAACACCATGGGTAAGCACGTAGACTCTCAAATTAATCTGCTCGCTCAGGCAGGTGTTGATGAGTCAGTTCGCCTAGATCAACGTATAGAAGATGCTAAGTTCGATGATAGACAATTACGTGCTGAAGCTCAGGTAGCCTATAACACCATGGGTAAGCATATTGATACTCAAATGGAACGTATGACTCAATCAGGTGTTGATGAAGCTGCTCGTCTTAACCTACGCATTGATGATGTCAAAGCTAACGGTTATGACGATAATGCAATTCGTGCTGAAGCTCAGGTGGCCTATAACACCATGGGTAAGCACGTAGACTCTCAAATTAATCTGCTCGCGCAGGCAGGTGTTGATGAGTCAGTTCGCCTAGATCAACGTATAGAAGATGCTAAGTTCGATGATAGACAATTACGAGCTGAAGCTCAGGTGGCCTATAACACTATGGGTAAGCATGTTGATGCTCAGGTTAATCGTTTGACAGATGCAGGTATTGAAGAGGCTTCACGTCTTGACCAGCGCATTGATGCCGTGGCCAAGTTCAGCGATACCGAGATCCGTAAAGATGCTCTGTTGGCCTATAACACCATGGGTAAGCACGTAGACTCTCAAATTAATCTGCTCGCTCAGGCAGGTGTTGATGAGTCAGTTCGCCTAGATCAACGTATAGAAGATGCTAAGTTCGATGATAGACAATTACGAGCTGAAGCTCAGGTGGCCTATAACACCATGGGTAAGCATGTTGATGCTCAGGTTAATCGTTTGACAGATGCAGGTATCGAAGAGGCTTCACGTCTTGACCAGCGCATTGATGCTGTGGCCAAGTTCAGCGATACCGAGATCCGTAAAGATGCTCTGTTGGCCTATAACACCATGGGTAAGCACGTAGACTCTCAAATTAATCTGCTCACTCAGGCAGGTGTTGATGAGTCAGTTCGCCTAGATCAACGTATAGAAGATGCTAAGTTCGATGATAGACCATTACGTGCTGAAGCTCAGGTGGCCTATAACACTATGGGTAAGCATGTTGATGCTCAGGTTAATCTGCTCGCTCAGGCAGGTGTTGATGAAGCTGCCCGTCTTGACCTACGCATTGATGATGTAGCGGCTAAAGGTTATGACGACAGCACTATTCGTGCAGATGCTCTAGTGGCTTATAACACTATGGGTAAGCATGTTGACGGTGAAATAGAGCATCTTACTCAAGCTGGTGAGGAGGCTGTAAATCAAATCAATAAGGATGGGACAGCAGAAGCCAAGCGTCTAGAAAAACGTATTGATGAGATTAACGAAAATGGTTATGACGATACGAAGATCCGTGAAGACGGTAAAGCTGCTTATGATGATGTTCTTGCCAAAGGTAAGAAGGCTAACGACACCTTAGCCAAAGACGGTAAAGATTACGTCGATAATAAGTTCCAGCAAATTGATAGTGATTTCAAGCAAGCTAAGCAGACGTTAATCCTTGTTCAGAAACAGACGGATACAAACACCACAGACATCAAGGATAACCGCAAGGCTATCGCTGATGTTAAAAACAAGGGCGGTTCTATCTCTAAGGCTGATATCGAAATAGCACGTAAAGAAGCTAAGGTTATCGCAGAGAAAGCCGCAGCTAAGGCAATTGAAGACGCTGTCGCTAACAACAGTGATGCCGCTGAAAAGGCAGTCGAGAAGATTGCTGATAAAGCGATTGAAAAAGCCATAGCAAAACATGGTGGTGATGTTAAAGACTTTATCGACAAGATGAATAACTTCGACAAAAATATTCGTCGCGATGGTGCTGCTCAGGTGGCTCGTTTAGAAGGTCGTATTGACGAAAACACCAAAGCTATTGAGCAGAATGGCCGCAGAATTGATGCCATAGAGAACCGCATTGACGGCTTCCAGGACTACATGAATGAGAACGCTGCTATGACCAATGCCTTGTCTGGTCTTCCACAGCCATACAATGTAGGTCGTTTACAAATGGGTGTTGGTCTTGGCTTCGCTAGCGATAAGAAAGCGGTAGCGGTTGGTTTCGGCTACCGTGCAACTGAAAAGGTTGTTATTCGTGGCGGTATATCTAAGTCAGCTGGCGACCGTGGCGATGTCCAAGGCAACATAGCGGTCGGTTTTGAATTATAA
- a CDS encoding phytochelatin synthase family protein — protein MQNKFRTTLVAALVGCVSYLTALPAFAVEVVGWDSKEGIQRLEQSKFKDDFFALATQFQGQENKVYCGVASMSIVLNALRVERLASIIPIDESIIAKEDRTYFPKGNWHPLFHRYTQNTVVALSLKPMLEIMGKPTGIKQEADYGLQLNQMEQLAKNHGLETVAFYITDTDVLPSVKAAMLDALKTEDKYLIVNYSREVMEQAGSGHFSPVVAYHKASDSFLIMDVSNTFQNWVWVDSPTLMKSMALMDGEVPRGLLLVSES, from the coding sequence ATGCAAAACAAATTCAGAACGACTCTTGTGGCTGCGCTAGTCGGCTGCGTCAGTTACCTAACGGCTTTGCCTGCATTTGCTGTTGAAGTCGTTGGCTGGGACAGTAAAGAAGGGATCCAGCGTCTCGAACAGTCCAAATTCAAGGATGACTTTTTTGCACTGGCCACACAGTTCCAGGGACAAGAGAATAAGGTCTATTGTGGTGTTGCGTCCATGTCGATTGTATTGAATGCGCTTAGGGTTGAAAGGCTGGCCAGTATCATTCCTATCGATGAGTCGATCATTGCCAAAGAGGACAGAACATATTTTCCTAAGGGCAACTGGCATCCTCTATTCCATCGCTACACCCAAAATACGGTTGTAGCGCTGAGCCTCAAGCCGATGCTTGAGATCATGGGCAAGCCCACAGGGATAAAGCAAGAAGCTGACTATGGTTTGCAGCTTAATCAGATGGAACAACTGGCTAAGAATCACGGTTTGGAGACAGTCGCTTTCTACATCACGGACACGGACGTGTTGCCATCTGTCAAAGCGGCCATGTTGGATGCTCTTAAGACAGAAGATAAATACCTTATCGTTAACTATTCTCGCGAAGTCATGGAGCAGGCGGGGAGCGGTCATTTCTCACCTGTTGTGGCGTACCACAAAGCTTCTGACTCGTTTTTAATCATGGATGTATCTAACACCTTTCAAAACTGGGTATGGGTCGACAGTCCTACTCTTATGAAATCCATGGCACTCATGGACGGTGAAGTGCCTCGCGGTTTGCTCCTTGTATCAGAAAGCTAA
- a CDS encoding ZIP family metal transporter, with the protein MIYLAVSCLSLLICPLFYRYLSASHGLLKGLDGFIFITLSGLVILHILPDIIAVGGALSLAVVILGIITPTLSEKLFKNRTGTTHAFAVSLSIFGLMLHNITDGCSVMLAQQADASIMLAVGVILHRIPEGLAIWWMVQPRVGTLWACLALALMLVMTCIGYFAGGEVMLHLDLASTVYIQAFVAGAIMHVLLHEHHEKECSDKELPARLGGLIGFGVIYLLVSGVGHDHHHHEHKPVVLDVSHPQVH; encoded by the coding sequence ATGATTTACCTTGCTGTCAGTTGTTTATCCTTGCTGATATGTCCATTATTTTATCGCTATTTATCCGCCAGTCATGGCCTTCTAAAGGGCCTCGACGGGTTCATATTTATCACGCTGTCCGGGTTAGTGATCTTGCATATATTGCCGGACATTATCGCTGTCGGCGGTGCACTGTCACTAGCCGTGGTGATCTTAGGTATTATCACTCCGACATTATCAGAAAAGCTCTTCAAAAATAGGACCGGGACGACTCACGCCTTTGCCGTTAGCTTAAGTATCTTTGGCCTCATGCTCCACAATATCACTGATGGCTGTTCAGTGATGCTGGCTCAACAGGCTGATGCCTCGATCATGCTGGCGGTTGGTGTTATTCTTCATCGAATACCAGAAGGGCTTGCTATCTGGTGGATGGTGCAGCCGAGGGTTGGAACTTTGTGGGCCTGTCTTGCTCTTGCTTTGATGCTTGTGATGACTTGTATTGGTTATTTTGCAGGTGGTGAAGTCATGCTGCATCTTGACTTGGCTAGTACAGTCTACATCCAAGCGTTTGTTGCAGGCGCAATCATGCATGTCTTGCTGCATGAGCATCACGAGAAGGAATGCAGTGATAAGGAGCTGCCGGCACGTCTAGGTGGTCTGATAGGTTTTGGCGTGATCTACTTGCTTGTTTCTGGGGTTGGGCATGACCATCATCACCATGAACACAAGCCTGTTGTTTTAGACGTGTCGCATCCGCAGGTTCATTAA
- a CDS encoding TonB-dependent siderophore receptor gives MFKTNKISLSILASLVSISVQAHDHGHDDIEVISVMGVTHPAPNNSSVMKMDVSQLDTAGTVAVYNSELMEAQSSQSLGDVLKNDASISAGNTRRGRERFYMRGFVLEPDQSYLRDGQFHLSRYSQPIELYDRIEVLKGTGALLYGKSTPAGLINLVTKKADTEEFEFSIQQEFGSFGHAKSTLDISGALNESGTLRARSILSKSSKEGWRKYKDGSKAESDRFVGALMLEADLSDDTSVTFNYDRTDDDSQLDMGALHLKNKDTKKYELVGKRGYIWDMPWSKRESNVENIGFTLNSDLNDDWSINTGINQQTHERTTLESMYGRVQGTDLVKNEYSLRGRETFEQFDVTTGFFDLKGEFETGSINHRLVIGTNMVDYSRTGKQMTVDFADKVSWDDRTIIDRPDSLDYRNGKDMLEVKRKSYGVYLQDQIEINDQWHIIAGVRFDREETDASTQNNILPKLGLIYHPTANTSVYATYSESFEPKDPVMNSDDINYGKKLDAERGESYEIGAKGEFLDGALYLSTALFSIEQNNKVITATSSHNPPVTTQAGAVRHRGIEFTAEGQLTDDLSLLTSMMYLDAKVIQDPRFAGKRSKDVPKFSASTWLNYSITDNTQVSAGAVYVGERYGESANEFLKDAYVKVDLGFSHTMSFAKDHDAVVRLTVDNLFDVDYLRGGCTNNANFGDGRAIKASIQYRF, from the coding sequence ATGTTTAAAACCAACAAAATATCCCTCTCAATTCTGGCCTCTTTGGTCTCTATCTCAGTACAAGCTCACGACCATGGCCATGATGATATCGAAGTCATTAGCGTCATGGGCGTAACTCATCCAGCGCCAAACAACAGCTCAGTAATGAAGATGGATGTGAGCCAGCTAGACACCGCCGGAACCGTTGCAGTTTACAATTCAGAGCTAATGGAAGCCCAAAGCTCACAGTCTTTAGGTGATGTATTAAAAAATGATGCCAGCATCTCAGCAGGCAACACCCGACGTGGCCGCGAACGCTTTTATATGCGCGGCTTCGTATTAGAACCAGATCAAAGCTACCTGCGTGACGGTCAGTTCCATCTATCTCGTTATTCACAGCCCATAGAACTCTACGACCGTATTGAAGTGCTCAAAGGCACTGGTGCCCTACTCTATGGGAAATCAACGCCTGCAGGCCTGATTAACCTAGTGACTAAGAAAGCAGACACAGAAGAGTTCGAGTTTAGCATTCAGCAGGAATTTGGCTCCTTCGGACATGCCAAATCGACACTAGATATTAGCGGCGCATTGAATGAGAGTGGCACACTAAGGGCCAGAAGCATCTTGTCTAAATCTTCTAAGGAAGGATGGCGCAAGTACAAAGACGGATCTAAGGCTGAGTCTGATCGCTTTGTCGGCGCATTAATGCTTGAGGCAGACCTAAGCGATGACACCAGTGTCACGTTTAACTATGACCGGACAGACGATGACAGCCAGTTAGACATGGGCGCTCTTCATCTCAAGAATAAAGACACTAAAAAATATGAGCTCGTTGGCAAACGTGGCTACATCTGGGATATGCCATGGTCTAAGCGTGAATCAAACGTTGAAAACATCGGATTCACACTAAACTCAGATCTCAATGATGATTGGTCCATCAATACAGGCATCAATCAACAAACTCACGAGCGCACTACCCTAGAAAGTATGTATGGCAGAGTGCAAGGCACAGATTTAGTCAAAAACGAATACTCGCTACGCGGTAGAGAGACTTTCGAGCAGTTCGATGTAACAACCGGTTTCTTCGATCTTAAGGGTGAATTTGAGACCGGAAGCATCAACCACAGACTAGTGATTGGCACTAACATGGTGGACTACTCACGAACAGGCAAACAGATGACAGTTGATTTCGCCGACAAGGTTAGCTGGGATGACCGCACCATCATCGACAGGCCTGATAGCTTGGATTACCGCAATGGCAAAGACATGCTTGAAGTTAAGCGCAAATCATATGGCGTTTATCTACAAGACCAGATCGAGATCAACGACCAGTGGCATATCATAGCTGGTGTTCGATTCGATAGAGAGGAAACGGACGCATCAACGCAAAACAACATATTGCCTAAGCTGGGCCTCATCTATCACCCCACAGCTAACACCTCTGTCTATGCCACCTATAGCGAGAGCTTTGAACCTAAAGATCCTGTCATGAACTCAGATGATATCAACTACGGCAAGAAGCTCGACGCCGAACGTGGTGAATCATACGAGATTGGTGCCAAAGGTGAATTCCTAGACGGCGCTTTGTATCTATCGACCGCACTATTTAGCATTGAACAAAACAACAAGGTGATTACAGCCACAAGCTCGCATAACCCACCTGTCACGACTCAAGCGGGGGCTGTTCGTCACAGAGGTATAGAGTTCACGGCAGAAGGCCAATTAACTGATGATCTATCTCTGCTGACTTCTATGATGTATCTCGACGCCAAGGTGATTCAAGACCCTCGCTTTGCCGGAAAGCGATCAAAAGATGTACCTAAGTTCTCAGCAAGCACATGGTTGAACTACAGCATCACAGATAACACTCAGGTATCAGCTGGTGCCGTATACGTAGGTGAGCGCTATGGTGAATCAGCTAACGAGTTCCTGAAAGACGCATACGTAAAAGTTGATTTAGGTTTCAGCCATACAATGAGCTTTGCCAAGGATCATGATGCTGTCGTAAGACTGACAGTAGACAACCTATTTGATGTTGATTACCTCAGGGGTGGATGCACCAACAACGCCAACTTTGGCGATGGCCGTGCCATTAAGGCATCTATTCAATATAGATTCTAA
- a CDS encoding VOC family protein, which produces MNFNWQELHTPSFTASVAFYAETFGCTIREVPGRNGKRYGLIIPKDSAKPVAGIFETGSDEEMSGWLGYVTVEKLSTTVERALANGAVEMMSFEIPYIGLVSVLKDSAGQEINLIEYTPRV; this is translated from the coding sequence ATGAATTTTAATTGGCAAGAGCTACACACTCCATCTTTCACCGCCTCCGTAGCATTTTACGCTGAAACTTTCGGTTGCACTATCCGAGAGGTTCCTGGCAGAAATGGTAAGCGTTACGGCTTAATCATTCCTAAAGACTCAGCAAAGCCAGTGGCTGGTATCTTTGAGACGGGATCAGATGAAGAAATGTCTGGTTGGTTGGGGTATGTCACTGTCGAGAAGCTAAGCACAACGGTTGAGCGTGCACTGGCCAATGGTGCTGTGGAGATGATGTCTTTTGAGATCCCTTACATAGGTCTAGTGTCTGTATTGAAAGACTCAGCTGGGCAAGAAATAAACCTAATCGAGTACACTCCTAGAGTTTGA
- a CDS encoding YecR-like lipofamily protein encodes MKKLIALAIVLATSGCVGKKDWQAAGGSKAEGIIKLSYTFSGNRNPQADDEQALKVAEERCQLWGFTGARPFQFVDVRCQRTHGASCGTHIVTKAFQCIPEQAKI; translated from the coding sequence ATGAAAAAACTAATAGCTTTGGCAATTGTTTTGGCCACAAGTGGATGTGTTGGAAAGAAAGATTGGCAAGCAGCGGGTGGCAGCAAGGCTGAGGGAATAATTAAGCTGTCTTACACTTTCAGTGGTAATAGAAACCCACAAGCAGACGACGAACAGGCTTTAAAGGTTGCAGAGGAGAGATGTCAACTTTGGGGCTTCACTGGGGCACGTCCTTTTCAGTTTGTAGACGTTCGATGCCAGAGAACCCACGGGGCGAGTTGCGGAACTCATATCGTAACCAAAGCCTTTCAGTGTATTCCAGAACAAGCCAAGATCTAA
- a CDS encoding C45 family autoproteolytic acyltransferase/hydolase translates to MKKITLCAALLATAFASNASMIQHTDNITEVQFKGSSYELGKYVGVVAKEQILDSIDRYDATLGLMLEGLNVIAISKYLESNKIFQRIQAATPDGAAYISGLADSLNRTPELLLSVAMSDEAILVSQANGGIGFLQSQKSGYNPAAPAKCTVFAQNQGKGYAMGGANFDYMAANYKGLIILKHTGLDGKTRVIQTWAGLIPFGGITKGGQMMLVNTNATEGTARQKAGGEIMGEGVTPSFYLSWEAFNIEKSSDMIDVFKAHNKYSAFFSHTVTNGQGEVLNVENGYPDTVNYSYGSERAHANHSLYKDYDFLDAAFASGSLKRQRAADSFLGHNSKFTLEQAQDFLGSDNVWKGRGPMVGTVTATVFSVTPEKTTMMIQTDEVGSGHRYLSFDNSPVQAE, encoded by the coding sequence ATGAAAAAAATTACCTTATGTGCAGCTCTATTAGCCACTGCCTTCGCTTCAAACGCAAGCATGATCCAGCACACAGATAACATCACTGAAGTGCAGTTCAAGGGTTCGTCATACGAACTGGGTAAATATGTTGGTGTTGTGGCAAAGGAGCAGATTCTGGATTCAATAGATCGCTATGATGCAACGCTTGGCCTCATGCTTGAGGGCTTGAATGTTATCGCAATATCAAAGTACTTAGAGTCGAATAAAATATTTCAACGCATACAAGCCGCCACACCGGATGGGGCTGCTTACATCAGTGGTCTTGCGGATAGCTTAAATCGCACGCCTGAACTTCTATTATCAGTGGCTATGTCTGATGAAGCCATTCTAGTCAGTCAAGCTAATGGCGGTATTGGTTTCTTGCAGTCACAGAAGAGTGGATATAACCCAGCTGCGCCCGCTAAATGCACTGTGTTTGCACAGAACCAAGGTAAGGGGTATGCCATGGGCGGCGCAAATTTTGACTATATGGCAGCGAATTACAAAGGCCTAATCATTCTCAAACACACTGGCTTAGACGGTAAAACTCGTGTTATCCAAACCTGGGCTGGACTCATCCCATTTGGCGGCATCACCAAGGGCGGTCAAATGATGTTAGTGAATACTAATGCGACCGAAGGAACGGCACGACAAAAAGCAGGTGGGGAAATAATGGGTGAGGGTGTTACGCCTTCATTCTATCTTTCGTGGGAAGCCTTCAATATAGAGAAAAGCTCAGACATGATTGATGTGTTTAAGGCTCACAATAAATATTCAGCCTTTTTCTCTCACACCGTCACCAATGGCCAAGGTGAAGTGCTCAACGTTGAGAACGGTTATCCAGATACAGTTAACTATTCATATGGAAGTGAAAGAGCGCACGCCAATCACTCTTTATACAAGGATTATGACTTCCTAGATGCGGCATTTGCATCAGGTTCTTTAAAGCGTCAGAGGGCGGCTGATTCGTTCCTCGGGCACAACAGCAAGTTTACACTTGAGCAAGCCCAGGATTTTTTAGGCTCTGACAACGTTTGGAAAGGCCGTGGCCCTATGGTTGGCACTGTGACAGCTACTGTATTCAGTGTCACACCTGAGAAGACAACAATGATGATTCAAACCGATGAAGTAGGTAGCGGTCATCGCTATCTGTCCTTCGACAATAGCCCTGTTCAGGCTGAATAA
- a CDS encoding phosphatase PAP2 family protein codes for MFFRVKTPLAIAIATSIFSTTAMAKSEILQTNKGTISDIGDWMQIVIPASAMAGSLAIGDTEGAWQLVQVLGTSATITHSLKFVYAKARPDGPKRNSFPSGHTSAAFAGAAYLHHRYGDAWAIPAYGAAAFVGFSRVYANRHFMDDVMAGGAISVLTSLYFTDPYKQSDLMLAPSMTKDGFALNADYVYGRGKKKRAGYSNVRDTKEYNNSYSLFIGSSFTNKNVLDDGYHPSFDLYDFERENVLNTYAASQFTFDMGDNQYMNLSFTPYESRTITNHNQDVDFSGHHYQAGQETVTAYSVWNSTADYMFELLPDSNWKADIGLGVSLSWVTMRMDYTEGNNLSEESHFSFAPAMATEFGYQFNDNLSANMGYRYSASSSVSSQDLWSSIDYKFSNRWSASIVAGRFDQQVESKHFNNDLSLYYTGFNVKYAF; via the coding sequence ATGTTTTTTAGAGTTAAAACCCCACTCGCTATCGCAATTGCGACAAGTATTTTCAGTACCACAGCCATGGCAAAAAGTGAGATATTACAAACCAACAAAGGCACCATCTCAGATATAGGGGATTGGATGCAGATCGTAATTCCAGCCAGTGCCATGGCTGGCAGTTTAGCCATAGGAGATACAGAAGGAGCGTGGCAGTTAGTTCAAGTATTAGGCACTTCAGCAACCATCACTCATAGCCTTAAGTTTGTCTATGCCAAGGCAAGACCCGATGGCCCCAAAAGAAACTCATTCCCTTCCGGCCACACTTCCGCCGCGTTCGCGGGTGCTGCATACCTTCATCATAGATACGGTGACGCATGGGCCATACCAGCATACGGTGCGGCTGCTTTCGTTGGTTTCAGTCGTGTGTATGCTAATCGTCACTTTATGGACGATGTGATGGCGGGTGGCGCTATTTCAGTATTAACCAGCCTCTATTTTACCGACCCATACAAGCAAAGCGATTTAATGCTTGCACCATCAATGACAAAAGACGGTTTTGCCCTCAATGCTGACTACGTGTATGGCAGAGGCAAAAAGAAGCGAGCCGGATACAGTAACGTGAGAGACACCAAAGAGTATAACAACAGCTACTCTCTGTTTATCGGTAGCTCTTTCACTAATAAGAATGTTCTCGATGATGGCTATCATCCTTCCTTTGACCTGTACGACTTCGAGCGCGAAAACGTACTAAACACCTACGCGGCATCTCAGTTCACATTCGATATGGGTGACAATCAGTACATGAATCTCTCATTCACTCCATACGAGTCGAGAACAATCACTAACCACAATCAAGATGTGGATTTCTCCGGCCATCATTATCAAGCTGGCCAAGAGACAGTTACAGCCTACAGTGTCTGGAACTCTACAGCAGATTATATGTTCGAGCTGCTACCAGACAGCAACTGGAAGGCAGACATAGGCTTAGGAGTTAGCCTGAGCTGGGTCACAATGAGAATGGACTATACAGAGGGCAATAACCTCAGTGAAGAAAGCCATTTCTCTTTTGCACCAGCCATGGCCACTGAGTTTGGTTATCAATTTAATGATAACCTTTCAGCAAATATGGGTTATAGATATTCAGCCTCCTCAAGTGTGAGCAGTCAGGATCTGTGGTCGAGCATTGACTACAAGTTTAGTAATCGCTGGTCTGCGTCGATAGTGGCTGGCAGGTTCGATCAACAAGTCGAGTCTAAGCACTTCAATAACGACCTATCCCTCTATTACACAGGATTCAATGTTAAATATGCATTTTAA